The following are encoded in a window of Methylicorpusculum oleiharenae genomic DNA:
- a CDS encoding NAD-glutamate dehydrogenase domain-containing protein — translation MKVRLTAGQTSLKSARQKQKIQSICTLHNHHVNAIKRCVLNRMTQLLLTGDNFLLSLPSPVSASIIDQLADCLSDKLGRYLLRTLSLPGESQEIIAIVSAHSEHIVESITALQSSRKLPLKLLLYRVLNVERDEQQILSVDVKSTSGLHELIMLVKIETTNTSLRTTITHRIKAILEWSAQWEENRPELQDKLANVIGLDEFADYQPLLAWFKQGAFKLLEAMELTPDSDLAPLFSHFCPVDKDPEEEQLFLEHLRHVLARSTPFVMDYLPAGCSFMSPSSLVYVGLRSENKAGGWIEHAFWGELDANELNSLTCKVPFLAQKFTLAMKQAGIEEYSYEFNQFKDIFNVFPVIESFLLQQPQLYLLIESLKTYICRSESVKSLVLASPNADRISLLIIIPNQLYRQDIEREVERKLSSFLNCRIKKSSHTQVCGRFIGLHMMLQPSDQVVDIDVDRLDRELNKVIRPWQASFRQLVERTFGAREGAVLWQKYQTVFPLSYQMLMPPRFAVKDMMSIETCVKTGGQAVNLLSPCHARRDYRLHFYSRQEHYLDEYIPVLKHLGLRVKDQVQFVFHIEETPVFIKSFTILAAKTQIESFSKLKFRLLEAINAISLGRADNDSLNSLLVLTGMSWQQIDVLRAYRNYFLQLGHPTTMASFNHALTHHPLVTKNLFAYFDARFNPELDGDDPLAREEQTLFPLKLQLLENMAAVTDANDDKVLRTLFNLIDATVRCNFHVRQHSDDFFVAFKINSLGIIDLPAPKPQNEIYVHAATMEGIHLRGGKISRGGIRWSDRPDDFRTEILGLMQTQMSKNALIIPKGAKGGFIVKSTSNGEDFKAAVKQAYVTLMEGLLDLTDNYIGEEAVTLPGIVRYDDVDPYLVVAADKGTAQFSDLANSVSLRYRFWLSDAFASGGSSGYNHKSLGITARGAWECVKRHFREINKDIQNEPFSVVGVGSMDGDVFGNGMLQSRQIRLLAAISGQHIFVDPDPVNLEQAYAERQRLFELPGSSWNDYNRDLISDGGGVFSRQAKDIPISPQLRKWLGIRYKTLDGASLIRFLLSAPVELLWLGGIGTYVKATSEKNEDAGDRNNDEVRIDAAQLKAHVVGEGANLGFTQKARIEYALAGGRINTDAIDNSAGVDTSDHEVNLKILLTGLQKKQVIKDYQQEFEALTDEVCKSVLADNYRQSLCLSLERLRIHFHSADVFLSLAARLEGSGYLDRLVEAFPLNKEVMARTDQAITRPELAVLMAAGKMMLTQEIMDESAYIALPLFDTYLQSYFPDPIVRNYADYLSGHPLAQAIKATVISNKIINQAGISFLNWHNDRCPLIQSVTAYLTFEQVLETDNLREQIYQLDNRVSAEDQYSLLLKLENALAQLSQWSLINNQNVLPDKTLIESYQISLQAYLQKLSESGQCDTEIAQFVQGGIPESLAQRCVAMSYLNDFPLIVYLMNQTKGDFETVYRVLNESMTLLEIDKLMQRLDAMILQDYWERKAAGDLRVELRQMLVQLAQKSLESSHTSPAKLLNDVVYKNNYNRYQRVFKEVCQTSSNSLLPLLSLSKALRSLVMPVL, via the coding sequence TTGAAAGTACGTCTAACTGCCGGTCAAACGAGTTTAAAATCCGCTCGTCAAAAACAAAAAATCCAGTCCATTTGTACGCTCCACAATCACCATGTCAATGCCATCAAGCGATGCGTATTAAACCGGATGACACAACTGTTGTTGACCGGAGACAATTTTCTTTTATCGCTGCCTTCTCCGGTATCAGCATCAATTATCGATCAATTAGCCGATTGTTTGAGCGATAAGTTGGGTCGATATCTCCTTAGAACGCTGAGTCTGCCGGGAGAATCTCAGGAAATTATTGCGATTGTCAGCGCCCATTCAGAACATATCGTGGAATCAATCACGGCTTTGCAAAGCAGCAGGAAATTACCCCTGAAACTGCTGCTTTACCGAGTGCTAAATGTAGAACGTGATGAACAGCAGATTCTGAGTGTCGATGTGAAATCCACATCCGGGCTTCACGAACTGATCATGCTGGTAAAAATAGAGACTACGAATACATCATTACGCACAACCATCACTCATAGGATCAAAGCTATTCTCGAATGGTCGGCGCAATGGGAAGAAAATCGTCCGGAGCTTCAGGATAAACTGGCAAATGTAATAGGACTTGACGAGTTCGCCGACTACCAGCCGCTATTAGCATGGTTTAAACAGGGTGCATTCAAATTGCTTGAAGCGATGGAATTGACGCCCGATTCAGATTTGGCACCCCTGTTTTCTCATTTTTGCCCGGTTGATAAAGATCCCGAGGAAGAACAGTTATTTCTCGAACACTTAAGGCATGTTTTGGCACGTTCAACGCCTTTTGTGATGGATTATCTGCCTGCCGGGTGCTCTTTCATGAGCCCATCATCTCTGGTGTATGTGGGGTTAAGGTCTGAGAATAAAGCCGGTGGGTGGATAGAGCATGCGTTTTGGGGCGAACTGGATGCCAATGAGCTGAACAGTCTGACCTGCAAAGTTCCGTTTTTAGCCCAAAAATTTACTTTGGCCATGAAACAGGCGGGTATTGAGGAATACAGTTATGAATTTAACCAATTCAAGGATATTTTTAATGTTTTCCCTGTAATTGAAAGCTTTTTGCTCCAGCAGCCCCAGCTGTATTTATTGATCGAATCGTTAAAAACTTACATTTGCCGGTCTGAAAGCGTCAAGAGTCTGGTCCTCGCCAGCCCTAATGCGGATCGCATTTCGTTGCTCATCATTATTCCTAATCAGTTGTACCGTCAGGATATCGAACGGGAAGTTGAACGCAAGCTTTCAAGTTTCCTGAATTGCCGAATAAAAAAATCGTCCCATACTCAGGTTTGCGGGCGATTTATCGGCTTGCATATGATGCTGCAGCCGTCAGATCAGGTCGTCGATATTGACGTTGACCGCTTGGACAGAGAACTGAACAAGGTCATTCGGCCCTGGCAAGCATCATTCAGGCAGTTGGTAGAAAGGACTTTTGGAGCCAGAGAGGGGGCGGTATTATGGCAAAAATACCAGACCGTTTTTCCTTTGTCCTATCAGATGTTGATGCCGCCACGTTTTGCGGTCAAGGACATGATGTCGATTGAAACCTGTGTCAAAACAGGGGGGCAAGCCGTCAATTTGCTGAGTCCTTGTCATGCCCGGCGTGATTACCGGCTGCACTTTTACAGCCGTCAGGAACATTATCTGGACGAATATATTCCGGTGTTAAAGCATTTGGGGCTGAGAGTAAAAGATCAGGTTCAGTTTGTTTTTCACATTGAGGAGACCCCGGTCTTCATCAAAAGCTTTACGATTCTTGCCGCTAAAACCCAGATTGAAAGCTTCAGCAAGCTTAAGTTTCGTCTTTTGGAGGCAATTAATGCGATTTCACTGGGGAGAGCGGATAACGACTCTTTAAACAGTTTACTGGTTTTGACCGGTATGTCCTGGCAGCAAATCGATGTGCTGAGGGCTTATCGCAATTACTTTCTGCAGCTGGGCCATCCTACAACCATGGCCAGTTTCAATCATGCGCTGACGCATCATCCCCTGGTTACCAAAAATCTGTTTGCCTATTTTGACGCCCGTTTTAATCCGGAACTGGACGGTGACGATCCTCTTGCGCGCGAAGAGCAGACGCTGTTTCCCTTAAAACTGCAGTTACTCGAAAACATGGCAGCAGTGACTGATGCTAACGACGATAAGGTGCTGAGGACCTTGTTTAATCTGATTGACGCGACGGTGCGATGTAATTTTCATGTCCGTCAGCACAGTGATGACTTTTTTGTGGCGTTCAAAATTAACAGCCTGGGCATTATTGATTTACCTGCACCGAAACCGCAGAACGAAATTTATGTTCATGCTGCAACCATGGAAGGTATTCATTTGAGAGGCGGCAAGATTTCCAGAGGTGGTATTCGCTGGTCGGATCGGCCAGATGATTTCAGAACTGAAATTTTGGGGTTGATGCAAACTCAAATGAGCAAGAATGCATTGATTATTCCAAAAGGAGCCAAAGGCGGCTTTATCGTCAAATCAACAAGTAATGGCGAAGACTTTAAAGCGGCTGTCAAGCAGGCTTATGTCACTTTAATGGAGGGCTTGCTTGATCTGACCGACAATTACATCGGCGAAGAAGCCGTCACTTTGCCGGGTATCGTCCGTTACGATGATGTTGACCCTTATCTCGTCGTTGCGGCTGATAAAGGGACCGCGCAATTTTCTGATTTGGCTAATTCTGTTTCCTTACGTTACCGGTTCTGGCTGAGTGATGCTTTCGCAAGCGGAGGTTCCAGCGGTTACAACCATAAATCGCTGGGTATTACTGCCCGTGGCGCCTGGGAATGTGTCAAACGGCATTTCCGGGAAATCAATAAAGATATACAAAATGAACCCTTCTCGGTTGTCGGCGTAGGCAGCATGGATGGCGATGTTTTTGGAAACGGGATGTTGCAATCCAGACAGATACGTCTGTTGGCGGCCATCAGCGGCCAGCATATTTTTGTTGATCCGGATCCGGTCAATCTGGAACAGGCCTATGCCGAACGTCAACGGTTGTTCGAATTGCCGGGATCCAGCTGGAACGATTATAACCGTGACCTGATCTCTGACGGCGGAGGGGTTTTTTCACGACAAGCCAAAGATATTCCGATTTCACCGCAACTGCGTAAATGGTTGGGAATACGCTATAAAACACTGGACGGTGCGAGTTTAATCCGTTTTCTGCTTTCGGCGCCGGTCGAGTTATTGTGGCTGGGCGGGATTGGAACTTATGTCAAAGCGACCTCTGAAAAAAATGAGGATGCGGGCGATAGAAATAACGATGAGGTACGTATTGATGCCGCTCAATTGAAGGCTCATGTGGTTGGTGAAGGGGCGAATCTGGGCTTCACCCAAAAAGCGCGGATCGAATATGCCCTGGCCGGTGGCCGTATCAATACCGATGCCATCGATAATTCAGCCGGGGTGGATACGTCCGATCATGAGGTCAATTTAAAAATCCTGTTGACCGGACTGCAAAAGAAACAGGTGATTAAAGATTATCAACAGGAATTTGAAGCGCTGACTGATGAAGTCTGCAAGAGCGTGCTGGCTGACAATTACCGGCAAAGTTTGTGTTTGTCGCTGGAACGGCTTCGAATACATTTTCACAGTGCCGACGTATTTTTGAGTCTGGCCGCCCGATTGGAAGGTTCCGGGTACCTGGATCGGCTGGTCGAGGCATTTCCGTTGAATAAAGAGGTGATGGCCCGGACGGATCAGGCCATTACAAGACCGGAACTGGCCGTGTTAATGGCTGCCGGTAAAATGATGCTGACTCAGGAGATCATGGATGAATCGGCTTACATTGCCTTGCCTTTGTTCGATACATATTTGCAGTCTTATTTTCCTGATCCCATCGTTCGAAATTATGCAGATTATTTGTCCGGACATCCACTGGCACAAGCCATAAAAGCCACGGTTATCAGCAATAAAATCATCAATCAGGCAGGTATTAGCTTTTTAAATTGGCACAATGATCGATGCCCTCTGATCCAAAGTGTCACCGCCTATCTGACATTTGAACAGGTGCTTGAGACGGACAATCTGCGCGAGCAAATTTATCAACTGGATAACCGCGTTTCGGCTGAAGATCAATACAGTTTGCTGTTGAAATTGGAAAATGCACTGGCTCAATTGAGCCAGTGGTCACTGATCAATAATCAGAACGTGCTACCCGACAAGACGCTCATCGAATCCTATCAAATCAGTTTGCAGGCCTATTTACAAAAATTAAGTGAATCCGGTCAATGTGACACAGAAATAGCGCAATTTGTGCAGGGTGGCATACCTGAAAGTCTGGCTCAGCGGTGTGTAGCCATGTCGTATTTAAATGATTTTCCGTTGATTGTTTATCTGATGAATCAAACGAAAGGGGATTTTGAAACAGTCTATCGGGTTTTAAACGAGTCTATGACGTTGCTAGAAATCGATAAACTGATGCAACGACTGGATGCCATGATTTTACAGGATTATTGGGAGAGGAAAGCGGCCGGTGACTTGCGTGTGGAACTTAGGCAAATGCTGGTTCAATTGGCCCAAAAGTCATTGGAAAGCAGTCATACCAGCCCTGCCAAGTTATTGAATGATGTTGTTTATAAAAATAATTACAACCGTTATCAGCGGGTATTTAAGGAAGTGTGCCAAACCAGCAGTAACAGTTTGCTGCCGCTATTGAGTTTGAGTAAAGCGCTACGCAGCCTGGTGATGCCGGTTTTGTAA
- a CDS encoding ATP-binding protein encodes MENTDIQVDVIIPTQTKYLDLIGSIGERIGKEIDNYTGDKKALAYQLNLVLTEATTNAIKHSAGGRPLIKGEDKVRITINIQDDVLEIKVYDHGQGFDLENVPIPDFENPKEGGMGIYFIRTLMDSVSYKRLDEVNVLEIRKKLR; translated from the coding sequence ATGGAAAATACAGATATTCAGGTTGATGTAATTATTCCGACACAAACCAAATATCTGGATTTGATCGGTAGCATAGGTGAGCGTATTGGCAAGGAAATAGATAACTATACCGGTGATAAGAAAGCCCTGGCTTACCAGCTCAATCTTGTTTTAACAGAAGCCACCACTAACGCGATCAAACATTCGGCGGGTGGTCGTCCTTTGATTAAAGGTGAGGATAAAGTCAGAATCACGATCAATATTCAGGACGATGTACTCGAAATCAAAGTATACGATCACGGTCAGGGCTTTGATCTTGAAAATGTCCCCATCCCTGATTTTGAAAACCCCAAAGAAGGCGGCATGGGCATTTACTTTATAAGAACGTTAATGGATTCGGTCAGTTATAAGCGATTGGATGAGGTCAATGTTCTGGAAATAAGAAAAAAGCTTAGATAA
- a CDS encoding STAS domain-containing protein has translation MNLTQHEIKGYCIVQINEERVDAHNSGELKERILDLIEQGNLNIIVQLDQVKFVDSSGLGALLAGYKQASAKAGKLALANMQQQVLSMFELTRLNRVFEIYNDVDEVFAAES, from the coding sequence ATGAATCTGACACAACATGAAATAAAGGGTTACTGTATTGTTCAAATCAATGAGGAACGTGTTGACGCGCATAATTCCGGAGAATTGAAGGAACGGATTTTGGACTTGATTGAACAAGGCAACTTGAACATTATCGTGCAATTGGACCAGGTCAAATTTGTCGACAGTTCCGGCTTAGGCGCATTACTGGCGGGATACAAGCAAGCTTCAGCCAAAGCAGGAAAACTCGCCTTAGCGAACATGCAGCAACAGGTGTTGTCCATGTTCGAGTTGACCCGCTTGAACCGGGTTTTTGAGATTTATAATGATGTTGACGAAGTTTTTGCAGCTGAATCCTAG
- a CDS encoding VanZ family protein, translating to MHVLFYLTVFLIFYGSVYPFNFHYVPFERDTLLGQLYQQDNIFGLGDLIANIVLFVPYGALGILRHEFHRLPLKKAISLAFYGIIFSAALQLVQIYLPERVLSYSDVIWNMLGLFIGIGVGWAIRKKTNLAPSRLSYWYTPPGLITVAWLSSQLIPFIPTLQFNFIKDNLKHLLELPLSLNEIFFALIAWLTVGYWLTQSHKFTFFALLVAFTVGSKLIILNSDLSINFIIGSLFSILLLYPFKQLIAKNLLTIVLASSLFLLLTIKGLTPFEFTSEPKSFLWLPFSGFLEGSMLVNAQNLCEKTFLFGSIIWLIKTTSSSIKASAVLVCIWVFIIELLQIFISSHTPEITDVLLVLFIAYLLNTAEHFEANLSHYKTESLKQYPEPLPDSHYEYPSSMVLDRQILLNVLIRWLTGVVVLTVSIKLVLGLPQIPYNIREMFLHDGNMITIALFSSALLWIGMSGVISARMAKFGYFQFLTLPASVMLSGLISLILLQFSITEETLSDITGSTNLIWQVNEKMIWGHFGIKLFEMLNNPFLISFIERIVRYLALYSPLIFSLSLFNLLTDQANKQLTRFPLMFVYLLLISLPWLYLCKTIAFTYSSTDNLNELIARPGEYQLGGGGYLYLLLYLISINSVLLSRINFRRVTKAGLIMALTVVAIPAGWYLLNQGLVTEFKKYSTTYSGVDFLLGPDRENLLSKNELFGRWTAVQLGLVFCFSYGASIVSSATKHSRKSSCR from the coding sequence ATGCATGTTCTATTCTATTTAACAGTTTTTCTTATCTTTTATGGATCGGTCTATCCGTTCAATTTTCATTATGTTCCTTTTGAACGGGATACCCTGTTAGGCCAACTTTATCAGCAGGATAATATTTTCGGATTAGGAGATCTGATTGCAAACATTGTCTTATTTGTTCCCTATGGAGCCTTGGGGATTTTAAGACATGAGTTTCATCGTCTACCTTTAAAAAAAGCGATTTCTTTAGCTTTTTACGGAATCATTTTCAGTGCTGCCCTTCAATTGGTACAGATCTATTTACCCGAAAGGGTCCTGTCTTACAGCGATGTTATTTGGAATATGCTGGGATTATTTATCGGCATTGGCGTGGGATGGGCAATAAGGAAAAAAACAAATTTAGCCCCTTCAAGACTCAGCTACTGGTATACACCACCCGGTTTGATTACAGTTGCCTGGCTTTCCAGTCAATTAATACCTTTTATACCCACACTTCAGTTTAACTTTATAAAAGATAATCTTAAACATTTACTTGAGTTACCTCTTTCCTTAAATGAAATATTTTTTGCACTGATTGCTTGGTTGACAGTTGGTTATTGGCTTACCCAAAGCCATAAATTTACATTCTTTGCATTACTAGTTGCTTTTACTGTGGGTTCAAAGCTGATTATATTAAACAGTGATTTATCGATTAATTTTATTATTGGTTCCTTGTTTTCGATTTTATTGCTTTACCCCTTCAAACAACTAATCGCTAAAAATCTCTTAACAATCGTTCTTGCATCATCTCTGTTCTTGCTATTAACGATTAAAGGATTAACTCCATTTGAATTTACATCTGAACCCAAATCTTTTTTATGGTTACCCTTTTCCGGATTTCTTGAAGGATCCATGCTGGTAAATGCCCAGAATTTATGCGAAAAAACCTTTCTTTTTGGCAGTATTATCTGGCTGATAAAAACCACCAGTTCGAGTATCAAAGCATCAGCCGTGTTGGTTTGTATCTGGGTTTTCATCATAGAGTTGCTGCAAATATTTATTAGCAGCCATACCCCCGAAATCACTGATGTTTTGTTGGTCTTATTCATTGCTTATTTGCTAAATACGGCAGAACACTTCGAAGCCAACTTATCCCACTATAAAACCGAATCATTAAAACAATATCCCGAACCTCTGCCGGACAGCCATTATGAATATCCGAGTTCAATGGTTTTAGATAGACAGATACTGCTGAATGTATTGATAAGGTGGTTGACCGGGGTAGTTGTTCTTACTGTATCCATTAAGCTTGTTTTAGGTCTTCCGCAAATCCCCTATAACATCAGAGAAATGTTTCTTCATGATGGAAACATGATAACTATCGCTCTATTTTCAAGCGCATTGCTCTGGATTGGTATGAGTGGGGTAATATCAGCCAGGATGGCCAAATTTGGCTATTTTCAATTTTTAACTCTGCCTGCCAGCGTGATGCTATCAGGTCTTATCAGTTTGATACTTTTACAATTCAGCATTACAGAGGAAACACTTTCGGACATCACCGGATCAACCAATTTGATTTGGCAAGTCAATGAAAAAATGATTTGGGGACATTTTGGAATTAAATTGTTCGAAATGTTAAATAATCCATTCTTGATCAGTTTTATAGAGCGAATAGTTCGTTATCTGGCGCTTTATAGTCCTTTGATATTCTCACTTTCACTGTTTAATCTGCTGACTGACCAGGCCAATAAGCAGCTCACGCGCTTTCCATTGATGTTTGTGTATCTATTGTTGATTTCTTTGCCATGGTTATATCTGTGTAAAACTATCGCATTCACTTACTCATCGACAGACAATCTCAATGAATTAATCGCTCGTCCTGGTGAATATCAATTAGGTGGAGGTGGCTATCTTTATCTTCTGCTTTATTTAATCTCAATTAATTCAGTCTTACTGTCGAGGATTAATTTCAGAAGAGTAACCAAAGCAGGATTAATAATGGCATTAACTGTTGTCGCCATTCCGGCAGGGTGGTACTTATTGAATCAAGGGTTGGTCACAGAGTTTAAAAAATATTCAACTACCTATTCGGGCGTGGATTTCTTATTGGGGCCTGACCGGGAAAATCTGTTATCAAAAAATGAGCTTTTTGGACGTTGGACGGCAGTCCAATTAGGTTTGGTATTTTGTTTTAGTTACGGCGCATCAATAGTAAGTTCTGCCACAAAGCACTCTCGAAAATCAAGCTGTAGATAA
- the cysD gene encoding sulfate adenylyltransferase subunit CysD — MTDYKLTHLKQLESESIHIIREVAAEFEKPVMLYSIGKDSAVMLHLAMKAFYPGKPPFPLMHIDTTWKFREMIEFRDKLTKDLGLELLVYINQDGVNQGMGPFTHGSKKHTEVMKTDALKQALDKYGFDAAFGGARRDEEKSRAKERVYSFRDKNHRWDPKNQRPELWNIYNGRIDKGESIRVFPLSNWTELDVWQYIHMESIPIVPLYFAKERPVVNKDGMLIMVDDNRMPIGPDDKVEMKMVRFRTLGCYPLTGAVESHATTLPEIIQEMLLTTSSERQGRLIDHDQAGSMEQKKREGYF, encoded by the coding sequence ATGACTGACTATAAACTGACACACCTTAAACAACTGGAATCCGAAAGTATTCACATCATACGAGAGGTCGCTGCGGAATTTGAAAAACCCGTGATGCTCTATTCAATTGGTAAAGATTCTGCAGTCATGCTGCATTTAGCGATGAAAGCCTTTTATCCCGGCAAGCCGCCCTTCCCGCTGATGCACATTGATACCACCTGGAAATTTCGCGAAATGATTGAATTTCGCGATAAGCTCACAAAAGATCTGGGGCTGGAACTGCTGGTTTATATCAATCAAGACGGTGTTAATCAAGGCATGGGGCCTTTTACTCACGGCAGTAAAAAACATACGGAGGTGATGAAAACTGATGCACTCAAACAAGCGCTGGATAAATATGGATTTGATGCGGCATTTGGCGGTGCCAGACGAGATGAAGAAAAGTCGCGTGCCAAAGAACGCGTTTATTCATTCAGAGACAAAAATCATCGCTGGGACCCGAAAAACCAGCGGCCCGAACTCTGGAATATCTATAACGGACGCATTGACAAGGGCGAGAGCATTCGGGTTTTCCCTCTGTCCAACTGGACAGAATTGGACGTATGGCAGTATATCCATATGGAAAGCATTCCTATCGTACCGCTTTATTTCGCCAAAGAACGCCCTGTCGTGAATAAGGATGGCATGTTGATCATGGTCGACGACAATCGCATGCCGATTGGTCCGGACGATAAGGTTGAGATGAAAATGGTTCGTTTCAGAACACTGGGATGTTATCCGTTAACGGGCGCAGTAGAATCCCACGCAACAACTTTACCTGAAATCATCCAAGAAATGCTGCTGACTACCAGTTCCGAGCGTCAAGGCCGTCTCATAGACCACGATCAGGCCGGTTCTATGGAGCAGAAAAAGCGCGAAGGCTATTTTTAA
- the cysN gene encoding sulfate adenylyltransferase subunit CysN, whose protein sequence is MSHQSDLISTDINAYLAQHERKELLRFLTCGNVDDGKSTLIGRLLHDSKMIYEDQLAAVKADSVKSGTTGAGQIDLALLVDGLQAEREQGITIDVAYRYFSTSTRKFIIADTPGHEQYTRNMATGASTCDLAIILIDARYGVQTQTKRHSFITSLLGIKHVIVAINKMDLMGYSEEVFNQIKQDYLTFTESLHLHDIRFLPISALNGDNVVNPSEHMPWFTGKPLMELLNSIEIATDHNFQDARFPVQYVNRPNLDFRGFCGTVAAGVFNKGDKITALPSGKSSKIKSIVTYDGEQEQAFAQMAVTFTLEDEIDISRGDMIIGNEIQAMTVADKFKATLVWMIEKPLAPGRQYIFKMATRSISGSIAMIHHRIDVNTLEHHDATELKLNEIASCTVSVNAPVVFDSYKKSKGTGSFIIIDRLTNVTVGAGMITDNADESELLPVTAEERAARFAQIPSIILLTGKQAQETAYILERKLFDNGHAATVVETMLTEPTEFAEAIKNAGLLCLCVGLNYEMADLSFDTNALSADEIHAEMKIEGIIH, encoded by the coding sequence ATGTCCCACCAATCAGACCTTATCAGTACCGATATTAACGCTTACCTTGCCCAGCATGAGCGTAAAGAATTATTGCGATTTTTAACCTGCGGCAACGTCGATGACGGCAAAAGTACGCTCATAGGACGCCTTTTGCACGACTCAAAAATGATTTACGAGGATCAACTCGCTGCAGTAAAAGCTGACAGTGTCAAATCAGGCACTACCGGCGCTGGTCAAATCGATTTGGCATTACTGGTCGACGGGTTACAGGCCGAGCGAGAGCAAGGGATTACGATTGACGTTGCTTACCGCTATTTTTCGACATCGACACGAAAATTCATCATCGCCGACACCCCCGGACATGAGCAATACACTCGCAACATGGCTACCGGCGCTTCGACGTGCGATTTAGCTATCATCTTGATTGATGCCCGTTACGGCGTCCAGACCCAAACCAAACGGCACAGCTTCATTACCTCATTACTGGGAATCAAGCACGTTATTGTGGCTATCAACAAGATGGACTTGATGGGTTACAGCGAAGAAGTATTTAATCAAATCAAGCAAGACTACTTGACCTTTACTGAAAGCCTCCACTTACACGATATTCGATTTCTCCCGATTTCGGCATTAAACGGTGACAATGTCGTTAATCCCAGTGAGCACATGCCCTGGTTCACAGGAAAACCGTTAATGGAATTGTTGAATTCCATTGAGATTGCCACCGACCATAACTTTCAGGATGCCCGATTCCCGGTGCAATATGTAAACCGTCCCAACCTCGATTTTCGCGGATTCTGCGGCACGGTTGCCGCTGGCGTATTTAATAAAGGCGACAAAATTACGGCTCTGCCTTCCGGAAAATCCAGCAAAATCAAATCCATTGTGACTTATGACGGCGAACAGGAACAAGCATTCGCCCAAATGGCCGTGACTTTTACGCTGGAAGATGAAATTGACATTAGCCGCGGCGACATGATTATCGGTAATGAAATTCAAGCCATGACGGTAGCCGATAAATTCAAAGCAACCCTGGTCTGGATGATAGAAAAACCTTTGGCACCGGGCCGTCAATACATTTTCAAAATGGCCACGCGCAGCATTTCAGGTTCGATCGCGATGATACATCACCGCATTGATGTCAACACCCTGGAACACCATGATGCAACCGAGCTCAAGCTCAACGAAATCGCCTCCTGTACCGTCTCGGTCAATGCACCGGTTGTATTTGATTCTTATAAAAAAAGCAAAGGTACCGGTTCGTTCATCATTATTGACCGCCTGACCAATGTTACCGTCGGCGCGGGTATGATTACCGACAATGCCGACGAGTCGGAATTACTGCCGGTCACCGCTGAAGAACGCGCAGCGCGATTCGCTCAGATTCCCAGCATTATTCTGCTGACCGGCAAACAGGCTCAGGAAACCGCTTATATTCTGGAGCGAAAACTGTTTGATAACGGTCATGCTGCAACCGTGGTGGAAACCATGCTCACAGAACCCACAGAATTTGCCGAAGCCATTAAAAATGCCGGATTACTGTGTTTATGTGTGGGTCTAAATTACGAAATGGCCGACCTGAGCTTTGACACAAATGCCTTATCAGCAGACGAAATTCATGCCGAAATGAAAATCGAGGGGATTATTCACTGA